A region of Oncorhynchus masou masou isolate Uvic2021 chromosome 29, UVic_Omas_1.1, whole genome shotgun sequence DNA encodes the following proteins:
- the lacc1 gene encoding purine nucleoside phosphorylase LACC1 isoform X2 encodes MSEVFIIDLIHCRCPQHRLCVERQVKSVTGRSDVGFQIYLLFGPHGQRCNANGENNMSLLETFFSQKTNVHVLDYTTVTESWYRFKLAVDQLDLRTVRVFTSKKRRPMFEAYIEQLFTEVYTFEYITSHDLPCPGHVQCDSPLAPPGSEVREEVRSFLQQLPAKGDVTILRSTLISGSFTALWKLPVALMFRPSSSRRRDPMTLVAENIRRLAQKAGFYPRRLHLVKVNHSSDVWVMGKEDEPHDYDGIVTNQRGVVIAAPGADCMPLLFTDPVARVIGVAHAGWKGTLMGVAMATVNAMVMGFGSRACDVTVAIGPSVGACCFTLEREQAADFYSIHPDCVPDMAETRPHVNIRLATRILLQREGVLPERIHDDTVADRPSVTLCTSCHPEAFFSHVRDGLNFGTQIGFLWMDETGTTDCFSSSEH; translated from the exons ATGTCAGAAGTCTTCATTATAGATCTAATTCACTGTCGGTGTCCGCAGCACAGATTGTGCGTGGAGAGGCAAGTAAAAAGCGTCACAGGTAGGAGCGATGTCGGCTTTCAGATATATCTACTATTCGGACCACATGGTCAACGTTGTAATGCAAACGGCGAGAACAATATGTCTTTGCTAGAAACGTTTTTTAGTCAGAAGACAAACGTCCACGTATTGGACTACACCACTGTTACGGAGTCTTGGTACCGTTTCAAACTAGCCGTGGACCAACTGGACTTACGAACGGTTCGGGTCTTCACCTCAAAAAAAAGGAGACCGATGTTTGAAGCATACATTGAGCAACTTTTCACGGAAGTGTATACATTTgagtacatcacatcacatgACCTCCCGTGCCCTGGTCATGTGCAATGCGACTCACCTTTAGCTCCACCTGGCAGTGAGGTCAGAGAGGAGGTCAGAAGCTTTCTGCAGCAGTTACCAGCTAAAGGAGACGTCACCATACTGAGGTCCACTTTAATTTCAG gctcgttcacagctttgtggaagttacctgtagcgctgatgtttaggccgag TAGCTCCAGACGCAGAGACCCCATGACCCTCGTAGCAGAGAACATCCGCCGACTAGCCCAAAAGGCTGGGTTCTACCCCCGACGCCTGCACCTGGTCAAG GTGAACCACAGCAGTGACGTATGGGTGATGGGAAAGGAAGACGAGCCACACGACTATGATGGCATCGTAACCAATCAGAGAGGTGTTGTCATAGCTGCGCCAGGAGCTGATTGCATGCCCCTCCTCTTCACTGACCCCGTGGCCAGGGTCATCGGAGTAGCTCAcgctg GATGGAAAGGAACCCTGATGGGTGTTGCCATGGCTACAGTCAACGCCATGGTGATGGGATTCGGCAGCAGGGCGTGTGACGTCACCGTGGCGATCGGGCCGTCGGTGGGGGCCTGTTGCTTTACACTGGAGAGAGAGCAGGCTGCAGACTTCTACTCTATCCACCCTGACTGTGTTCCTGACATGGCTGAGACCAGGCCTCATGTCAACATACGACTAGCCACCAG AATACTTCTCCAGAGGGAAGGGGTCCTGCCTGAGCGTATCCATGATGACACGGTGGCTGACAGGCCGAGCGTGACCCTGTGCACATCCTGTCACCCTGAGGCCTTCTTCTCCCACGTCAGGGACGGGCTTAACTTCGGAACGCAGATCGGCTTCCTGTGGATGGACGAAACAGGAACTACTGACTGTTTCAGTAGTTCAGAACACTGA
- the lacc1 gene encoding purine nucleoside phosphorylase LACC1 isoform X1, with translation MSEVFIIDLIHCRCPQHRLCVERQVKSVTGRSDVGFQIYLLFGPHGQRCNANGENNMSLLETFFSQKTNVHVLDYTTVTESWYRFKLAVDQLDLRTVRVFTSKKRRPMFEAYIEQLFTEVYTFEYITSHDLPCPGHVQCDSPLAPPGSEVREEVRSFLQQLPAKGDVTILRSTLISDCFSHGFTTRTGGISSISTLSSLNLFSSSRRRDPMTLVAENIRRLAQKAGFYPRRLHLVKVNHSSDVWVMGKEDEPHDYDGIVTNQRGVVIAAPGADCMPLLFTDPVARVIGVAHAGWKGTLMGVAMATVNAMVMGFGSRACDVTVAIGPSVGACCFTLEREQAADFYSIHPDCVPDMAETRPHVNIRLATRILLQREGVLPERIHDDTVADRPSVTLCTSCHPEAFFSHVRDGLNFGTQIGFLWMDETGTTDCFSSSEH, from the exons ATGTCAGAAGTCTTCATTATAGATCTAATTCACTGTCGGTGTCCGCAGCACAGATTGTGCGTGGAGAGGCAAGTAAAAAGCGTCACAGGTAGGAGCGATGTCGGCTTTCAGATATATCTACTATTCGGACCACATGGTCAACGTTGTAATGCAAACGGCGAGAACAATATGTCTTTGCTAGAAACGTTTTTTAGTCAGAAGACAAACGTCCACGTATTGGACTACACCACTGTTACGGAGTCTTGGTACCGTTTCAAACTAGCCGTGGACCAACTGGACTTACGAACGGTTCGGGTCTTCACCTCAAAAAAAAGGAGACCGATGTTTGAAGCATACATTGAGCAACTTTTCACGGAAGTGTATACATTTgagtacatcacatcacatgACCTCCCGTGCCCTGGTCATGTGCAATGCGACTCACCTTTAGCTCCACCTGGCAGTGAGGTCAGAGAGGAGGTCAGAAGCTTTCTGCAGCAGTTACCAGCTAAAGGAGACGTCACCATACTGAGGTCCACTTTAATTTCAG actgttTCTCCCATGGATTCACCACACGTACAGGAGGTAtttcctccatctccaccctctcctctctcaacctgtTCAGTAGCTCCAGACGCAGAGACCCCATGACCCTCGTAGCAGAGAACATCCGCCGACTAGCCCAAAAGGCTGGGTTCTACCCCCGACGCCTGCACCTGGTCAAG GTGAACCACAGCAGTGACGTATGGGTGATGGGAAAGGAAGACGAGCCACACGACTATGATGGCATCGTAACCAATCAGAGAGGTGTTGTCATAGCTGCGCCAGGAGCTGATTGCATGCCCCTCCTCTTCACTGACCCCGTGGCCAGGGTCATCGGAGTAGCTCAcgctg GATGGAAAGGAACCCTGATGGGTGTTGCCATGGCTACAGTCAACGCCATGGTGATGGGATTCGGCAGCAGGGCGTGTGACGTCACCGTGGCGATCGGGCCGTCGGTGGGGGCCTGTTGCTTTACACTGGAGAGAGAGCAGGCTGCAGACTTCTACTCTATCCACCCTGACTGTGTTCCTGACATGGCTGAGACCAGGCCTCATGTCAACATACGACTAGCCACCAG AATACTTCTCCAGAGGGAAGGGGTCCTGCCTGAGCGTATCCATGATGACACGGTGGCTGACAGGCCGAGCGTGACCCTGTGCACATCCTGTCACCCTGAGGCCTTCTTCTCCCACGTCAGGGACGGGCTTAACTTCGGAACGCAGATCGGCTTCCTGTGGATGGACGAAACAGGAACTACTGACTGTTTCAGTAGTTCAGAACACTGA
- the lacc1 gene encoding purine nucleoside phosphorylase LACC1 isoform X3 yields the protein MTLVAENIRRLAQKAGFYPRRLHLVKVNHSSDVWVMGKEDEPHDYDGIVTNQRGVVIAAPGADCMPLLFTDPVARVIGVAHAGWKGTLMGVAMATVNAMVMGFGSRACDVTVAIGPSVGACCFTLEREQAADFYSIHPDCVPDMAETRPHVNIRLATRILLQREGVLPERIHDDTVADRPSVTLCTSCHPEAFFSHVRDGLNFGTQIGFLWMDETGTTDCFSSSEH from the exons ATGACCCTCGTAGCAGAGAACATCCGCCGACTAGCCCAAAAGGCTGGGTTCTACCCCCGACGCCTGCACCTGGTCAAG GTGAACCACAGCAGTGACGTATGGGTGATGGGAAAGGAAGACGAGCCACACGACTATGATGGCATCGTAACCAATCAGAGAGGTGTTGTCATAGCTGCGCCAGGAGCTGATTGCATGCCCCTCCTCTTCACTGACCCCGTGGCCAGGGTCATCGGAGTAGCTCAcgctg GATGGAAAGGAACCCTGATGGGTGTTGCCATGGCTACAGTCAACGCCATGGTGATGGGATTCGGCAGCAGGGCGTGTGACGTCACCGTGGCGATCGGGCCGTCGGTGGGGGCCTGTTGCTTTACACTGGAGAGAGAGCAGGCTGCAGACTTCTACTCTATCCACCCTGACTGTGTTCCTGACATGGCTGAGACCAGGCCTCATGTCAACATACGACTAGCCACCAG AATACTTCTCCAGAGGGAAGGGGTCCTGCCTGAGCGTATCCATGATGACACGGTGGCTGACAGGCCGAGCGTGACCCTGTGCACATCCTGTCACCCTGAGGCCTTCTTCTCCCACGTCAGGGACGGGCTTAACTTCGGAACGCAGATCGGCTTCCTGTGGATGGACGAAACAGGAACTACTGACTGTTTCAGTAGTTCAGAACACTGA